In the genome of Amphiura filiformis chromosome 4, Afil_fr2py, whole genome shotgun sequence, one region contains:
- the LOC140149814 gene encoding late histone H2B.2.1, translated as MPAKTSGKGAKKAGKAKGRPAAGTRRRRRKESYGIYIYKVLKQVHPDTGISSKAMSIMNSFVNDIFERIAGESSRLANYNKKATISSREIQTAVRLLLPGELAKHAVSEGTKAVTKYTTSK; from the coding sequence ATGCCTGCCAAGACTAGCGGAAAGGGAGCAAAGAAGGCCGGTAAGGCCAAGGGCCGTCCAGCTGCCGGCACCAGGCGTAGACGCCGCAAGGAAAGCTACGgcatctacatctacaaggtGCTCAAGCAGGTGCACCCAGACACTGGTATCTCCAGCAAGGCCATGAGCATCATGAACAGCTTTGTTAACGATATCTTCGAGCGCATCGCTGGCGAGTCTTCCCGTTTGGCTAACTACAACAAGAAGGCAACCATCAGCAGCCGCGAGATCCAGACTGCTGTCCGTCTTCTGTTGCCTGGTGAGCTGGCCAAGCACGCCGTGAGCGAAGGTACCAAGGCTGTCACCAAGTACACTACCTCCAAGTAA
- the LOC140149813 gene encoding histone H4 — MSGRGKGGKGLGKGGAKRHRKVLRDNIQGITKPAIRRLARRGGVKRISGLIYEETRGVLKVFLENVIRDAVTYCEHAKRKTVTAMDVVYALKRQGRTLYGFGG; from the coding sequence ATGTCTGGAcgtggtaaaggaggaaaagGACTCGGAAAGGGAGGCGCCAAGCGTCACCGTAAGGTGTTGCGTGATAACATCCAGGGTATCACCAAGCCTGCTATCCGCCGTTTGGCTCGCCGTGGTGGTGTCAAACGCATCTCTGGTCTTATCTACGAAGAGACCCGTGGTGTTTTGAAGGTGTTCCTCGAGAACGTCATCCGCGATGCCGTTACATACTGCGAGCACGCCAAGAGAAAGACCGTCACAGCAATGGATGTTGTCTACGCTCTGAAACGCCAGGGACGTACTCTGTACGGATTCGGCGGTTAG
- the LOC140150157 gene encoding histone H1, gonadal-like, whose amino-acid sequence MVQQKKAAAKKPAAHPTYLVMVQAAIVALKERGGSSAQKIRGYIAANYKVDPAKMKAPLRAALKKGVASGALVQASGKGASGKFKLGKTTDSAKKAKAVERRKAAKAKAAAKRKAKREAKKQKAAAKKAAAKAKKAAKKSAKKPKKAAKKAKKPAKKAAKKPAKKAAKKPAKKAAKKAAKKPAKKAAKKAAPKKK is encoded by the coding sequence atggttcaacaaaagaAGGCGGCTGCCAAGAAGCCAGCAGCTCACCCAACATACCTTGTCATGGTACAAGCAGCCATTGTAGCTCTCAAGGAGAGAGGTGGTTCATCAGCTCAGAAGATCAGGGGCTACATTGCCGCCAACTACAAGGTCGACCCGGCTAAGATGAAGGCTCCTCTTAGGGCCGCCCTTAAGAAAGGAGTTGCTAGCGGCGCCCTCGTGCAGGCCTCTGGCAAGGGAGCAAGCGGTAAATTCAAGCTTGGCAAGACGACCGACTCTGCAAAGAAAGCTAAGGCCGTAGAACGCCGCAAGGCTGCCAAGGCCAAGGCTGCAGCCAAGAGAAAGGCGAAGCGTGAGGCTAAGAAGCAGAAGGCTGCTGCAAAGAAGGCTGCTGCCAAGGCCAAGAAGGCAGCAAAGAAGTCCGCAAAGAAGCCCAAGAAGGCAGCAAAGAAGGCAAAGAAGCCAGCCAAGAAAGCAGCAAAGAAGCCAGCCAAGAAAGCAGCAAAGAAGCCAGCAAAGAAGGCAGCAAAGAAGGCAGCAAAGAAGCCAGCAAAGAAGGCAGCAAAGAAGGCGGCACCCAAAAAGAAGTAA